The following are from one region of the Oryzias melastigma strain HK-1 linkage group LG22, ASM292280v2, whole genome shotgun sequence genome:
- the LOC112146693 gene encoding noncompact myelin-associated protein, with the protein MSSVSPVTSTTVTSSTTAATKSQQQILIQSSGAMIAIIVVGLIIILAVLLIIMKTYNRRTQASRLLGVRSGSKPRPKVSQSTAQSSLPLNTFGVNSISGSITHSNPGSESSFRLPRVELPSVEENRMEQFSTNSDSTMVTIHEPTPSGNT; encoded by the exons ATGTCTTCTGTCTCACCTGTGACCTCCACTACAGTCACATCCAGCACTACGGCCGCCACGAAATCCCAACAACAAATCCTCATCCAGA GCTCCGGCGCCATGATAGCTATCATTGTCGTTGGCCTCATTATCATTCTTGCCGTTCTACTCATCATCATGAAGACATACAACAG GCGGACACAAGCGTCCAGACTCCTGGGGGTCAGGTCGGGCTCCAAGCCTCGTCCTAAGGTATCTCAGTCCACGGCTCAGAGCAGCCTGCCTCTCAACACCTTTGGAGTCAACTCCATATCGGGCAGCATCACCCACTCAAACCCGGGCTCGGAGAGCAGCTTCCGGCTACCCAGAGTGGAGCTACCCAGCGTGGAAGAGAACCGCATGGAGCAGTTCAGCACCAACAGTGACTCCACCATGGTCACCATCCACGAGCCGACCCCGTCAGGAAACACATAG
- the tmem234 gene encoding transmembrane protein 234 isoform X2, translated as MATLGELVSLVVVSVLWGCTNPFLKRGTEGLEKVTQPNRVSQILAEIKFLFMNFKYLVPFLINQAGSVFYYYTLSTTDLSLAVPVTNSLTLLCTLLTGKLLGEELGGKNAVLGMILTVTGVSLCIISSVDDVDINTQNAS; from the exons ATGGCGACTTTAG GGGAGCTGGTAAGTCTGGTGGTGGTGTCGGTGTTGTGGGGCTGCACCAACCCCTTCCTGAAGAGAGGCACGGAGGGGCTGGAAAAGGTGACACAACCAAACAGGGTGTCACAGATACTGGCAGAGATCAAGTTTCTGTTCATGAACTTCAAG TACCTGGTCCCATTTCTAATCAATCAGGCTGGCTCTGTGTTCTACTACTACACACTGTCCACCACAG ATTTGTCTCTTGCTGTTCCTGTGACCAACTCTCTCACGTTACTTTGCACTCTTCTGACTGGAAAGTTACTGGGTGAAGAGCTTGGAGGAAAAA ACGCTGTATTGGGAATGATCCTCACCGTGACTGGTGTCTCTCTTTGCATCATAAGCTCCGTCGATGACGTAGATATTAACACACAAAATGCGTCCTAG
- the tmem234 gene encoding transmembrane protein 234 isoform X1 has protein sequence MVPPLYLRELVSLVVVSVLWGCTNPFLKRGTEGLEKVTQPNRVSQILAEIKFLFMNFKYLVPFLINQAGSVFYYYTLSTTDLSLAVPVTNSLTLLCTLLTGKLLGEELGGKNAVLGMILTVTGVSLCIISSVDDVDINTQNAS, from the exons ATGGTCCCCCCGCTATATTTAA GGGAGCTGGTAAGTCTGGTGGTGGTGTCGGTGTTGTGGGGCTGCACCAACCCCTTCCTGAAGAGAGGCACGGAGGGGCTGGAAAAGGTGACACAACCAAACAGGGTGTCACAGATACTGGCAGAGATCAAGTTTCTGTTCATGAACTTCAAG TACCTGGTCCCATTTCTAATCAATCAGGCTGGCTCTGTGTTCTACTACTACACACTGTCCACCACAG ATTTGTCTCTTGCTGTTCCTGTGACCAACTCTCTCACGTTACTTTGCACTCTTCTGACTGGAAAGTTACTGGGTGAAGAGCTTGGAGGAAAAA ACGCTGTATTGGGAATGATCCTCACCGTGACTGGTGTCTCTCTTTGCATCATAAGCTCCGTCGATGACGTAGATATTAACACACAAAATGCGTCCTAG
- the dcdc2b gene encoding doublecortin domain-containing protein 2B isoform X1, whose amino-acid sequence MAASSAAASHLPPVKSVVVYRNGDPFYTGRRFVVNQRQVATMEAFLNEVTRSIRAPLAVRTLYTPKQGHRVTDLQDLQTGAQYVAAGSERFKKLDYLNAGVKKQPASREETQVKGVQKPQVTAKWREFVPAPCIIHVFRNGDLLCAPLRLIIPRSMRQDLEQILCVISEKVNLRTGAVRRLCSLEGGTVSSAGELETGHCYVAVGTERFKKLPYEALLASKATERHFPGKKRLQRRAQNRKLGSNPEDPHSDSAPHDSPESDGRRVKSTGDEAAAPHQEISKRAETEGTGVKIHKKPSQVRYPLSNGSVYSNIFQKEVQNSKEDLEGAEEVQEDENTATELPVDQIAAEIIEEEEINNVEDCVRAMKQASPQDASSAGAGQDHRPEEITASPKHSC is encoded by the exons ATGGCTGCCAGCTCCGCGGCGGCGTCTCACCTGCCTCCGGTGAAGAGCGTGGTGGTGTACAGGAATGGAGACCCTTTCTACACCGGCAGGAGGTTTGTTGTCAACCAGCGACAAGTGGCCACGATGGAAGCCTTTCTGAACGAAGTGACTCGGAGCATCAGGGCGCCCCTCGCCGTCCGGACTCTGTACACCCCGAAGCAGGGCCACAGGGTCACAGACCTTCAGGATCTACAAACGGGAGCCCAATACGTAGCAGCCGGTTCTGAGAGGTTCAAAAAGCTGGA TTATCTCAACGCTGGAGTTAAAAAACAGCCCGCCTCTCGAGAGGAGACCCAG GTAAAAGGTGTCCAGAAGCCGCAAGTTACAGCAAAGTGGAGGGAGTTTGTGCCTGCACCGTGCATCATACA TGTTTTCCGAAACGGAGATCTCCTGTGCGCGCCGCTCCGACTCATCATTCCTCGGAGCATGCGACAGGACCTGGAGCAGATCCTGTGTGTGATCTCGGAAAAGGTCAACTTACGGACCGGAGCGGTGCGCAG ATTGTGCTCTTTGGAAGGAGGGACCGTGTCCTCAGCTGGGGAGCTGGAGACCGGCCACTGCTACGTTGCTGTGGGAACCGAGAGGTTCAAGAAACTTCCATATGAGGCACTTTTAGCTTCAAAAGCTACAGAAAG ACATTTTCCTGGAAAAAAGAGACTTCAACGGAGAGCTCAG aACAGGAAGTTAGGAAGCAATCCAGAAGATCCACACAGCGACTCAGCTCCACATGACTCCCCAGAG TCAGATGGTCGCAGAGTAAAGTCGACCGGAGATGAAGCTGCAGCCCCTCATCAGGAAATCAGCAAAAGAGCAGAAACCGAAGGAACCGGAGTAAAGATCCACAAAAAACCGTCACAGGTTCGATACCCTCTTAGCAACGGATCAG tttattcaaatatatttcaaaaggaAGTGCAGAACAGCAAAGAGGATCTGGAGGGAGCCGAGGAAGTGCAGGAGGATGAAAATACCGCGACAGAGCTTCCTGTTGATCAG ATAGCTGCAGAAATCATAGAGgaagaagaaataaacaatGTGGAGGATTGTGTGCGCGCCATGAAACAG GCGAGCCCGCAGGACGCCTCATCAGCCGGAGCAGGGCAGGACCACCGCCCAGAGGAAATCACAGCCTCACCGAAGCACTCCTGCTAA
- the dcdc2b gene encoding doublecortin domain-containing protein 2B isoform X3 has translation MAASSAAASHLPPVKSVVVYRNGDPFYTGRRFVVNQRQVATMEAFLNEVTRSIRAPLAVRTLYTPKQGHRVTDLQDLQTGAQYVAAGSERFKKLDYLNAGVKKQPASREETQVKGVQKPQVTAKWREFVPAPCIIHVFRNGDLLCAPLRLIIPRSMRQDLEQILCVISEKVNLRTGAVRRLCSLEGGTVSSAGELETGHCYVAVGTERFKKLPYEALLASKATERHFPGKKRLQRRAQNRKLGSNPEDPHSDSAPHDSPESDGRRVKSTGDEAAAPHQEISKRAETEGTGVKIHKKPSQEVQNSKEDLEGAEEVQEDENTATELPVDQIAAEIIEEEEINNVEDCVRAMKQASPQDASSAGAGQDHRPEEITASPKHSC, from the exons ATGGCTGCCAGCTCCGCGGCGGCGTCTCACCTGCCTCCGGTGAAGAGCGTGGTGGTGTACAGGAATGGAGACCCTTTCTACACCGGCAGGAGGTTTGTTGTCAACCAGCGACAAGTGGCCACGATGGAAGCCTTTCTGAACGAAGTGACTCGGAGCATCAGGGCGCCCCTCGCCGTCCGGACTCTGTACACCCCGAAGCAGGGCCACAGGGTCACAGACCTTCAGGATCTACAAACGGGAGCCCAATACGTAGCAGCCGGTTCTGAGAGGTTCAAAAAGCTGGA TTATCTCAACGCTGGAGTTAAAAAACAGCCCGCCTCTCGAGAGGAGACCCAG GTAAAAGGTGTCCAGAAGCCGCAAGTTACAGCAAAGTGGAGGGAGTTTGTGCCTGCACCGTGCATCATACA TGTTTTCCGAAACGGAGATCTCCTGTGCGCGCCGCTCCGACTCATCATTCCTCGGAGCATGCGACAGGACCTGGAGCAGATCCTGTGTGTGATCTCGGAAAAGGTCAACTTACGGACCGGAGCGGTGCGCAG ATTGTGCTCTTTGGAAGGAGGGACCGTGTCCTCAGCTGGGGAGCTGGAGACCGGCCACTGCTACGTTGCTGTGGGAACCGAGAGGTTCAAGAAACTTCCATATGAGGCACTTTTAGCTTCAAAAGCTACAGAAAG ACATTTTCCTGGAAAAAAGAGACTTCAACGGAGAGCTCAG aACAGGAAGTTAGGAAGCAATCCAGAAGATCCACACAGCGACTCAGCTCCACATGACTCCCCAGAG TCAGATGGTCGCAGAGTAAAGTCGACCGGAGATGAAGCTGCAGCCCCTCATCAGGAAATCAGCAAAAGAGCAGAAACCGAAGGAACCGGAGTAAAGATCCACAAAAAACCGTCACAG gaAGTGCAGAACAGCAAAGAGGATCTGGAGGGAGCCGAGGAAGTGCAGGAGGATGAAAATACCGCGACAGAGCTTCCTGTTGATCAG ATAGCTGCAGAAATCATAGAGgaagaagaaataaacaatGTGGAGGATTGTGTGCGCGCCATGAAACAG GCGAGCCCGCAGGACGCCTCATCAGCCGGAGCAGGGCAGGACCACCGCCCAGAGGAAATCACAGCCTCACCGAAGCACTCCTGCTAA
- the dcdc2b gene encoding doublecortin domain-containing protein 2B isoform X2: MAASSAAASHLPPVKSVVVYRNGDPFYTGRRFVVNQRQVATMEAFLNEVTRSIRAPLAVRTLYTPKQGHRVTDLQDLQTGAQYVAAGSERFKKLDYLNAGVKKQPASREETQVKGVQKPQVTAKWREFVPAPCIIHVFRNGDLLCAPLRLIIPRSMRQDLEQILCVISEKVNLRTGAVRRLCSLEGGTVSSAGELETGHCYVAVGTERFKKLPYEALLASKATERHFPGKKRLQRRAQNRKLGSNPEDPHSDSAPHDSPESDGRRVKSTGDEAAAPHQEISKRAETEGTGVKIHKKPSQVRYPLSNGSVYSNIFQKEVQNSKEDLEGAEEVQEDENTATELPVDQIAAEIIEEEEINNVEDCVRAMKQKRHLSTPLNSQTATSPP, translated from the exons ATGGCTGCCAGCTCCGCGGCGGCGTCTCACCTGCCTCCGGTGAAGAGCGTGGTGGTGTACAGGAATGGAGACCCTTTCTACACCGGCAGGAGGTTTGTTGTCAACCAGCGACAAGTGGCCACGATGGAAGCCTTTCTGAACGAAGTGACTCGGAGCATCAGGGCGCCCCTCGCCGTCCGGACTCTGTACACCCCGAAGCAGGGCCACAGGGTCACAGACCTTCAGGATCTACAAACGGGAGCCCAATACGTAGCAGCCGGTTCTGAGAGGTTCAAAAAGCTGGA TTATCTCAACGCTGGAGTTAAAAAACAGCCCGCCTCTCGAGAGGAGACCCAG GTAAAAGGTGTCCAGAAGCCGCAAGTTACAGCAAAGTGGAGGGAGTTTGTGCCTGCACCGTGCATCATACA TGTTTTCCGAAACGGAGATCTCCTGTGCGCGCCGCTCCGACTCATCATTCCTCGGAGCATGCGACAGGACCTGGAGCAGATCCTGTGTGTGATCTCGGAAAAGGTCAACTTACGGACCGGAGCGGTGCGCAG ATTGTGCTCTTTGGAAGGAGGGACCGTGTCCTCAGCTGGGGAGCTGGAGACCGGCCACTGCTACGTTGCTGTGGGAACCGAGAGGTTCAAGAAACTTCCATATGAGGCACTTTTAGCTTCAAAAGCTACAGAAAG ACATTTTCCTGGAAAAAAGAGACTTCAACGGAGAGCTCAG aACAGGAAGTTAGGAAGCAATCCAGAAGATCCACACAGCGACTCAGCTCCACATGACTCCCCAGAG TCAGATGGTCGCAGAGTAAAGTCGACCGGAGATGAAGCTGCAGCCCCTCATCAGGAAATCAGCAAAAGAGCAGAAACCGAAGGAACCGGAGTAAAGATCCACAAAAAACCGTCACAGGTTCGATACCCTCTTAGCAACGGATCAG tttattcaaatatatttcaaaaggaAGTGCAGAACAGCAAAGAGGATCTGGAGGGAGCCGAGGAAGTGCAGGAGGATGAAAATACCGCGACAGAGCTTCCTGTTGATCAG ATAGCTGCAGAAATCATAGAGgaagaagaaataaacaatGTGGAGGATTGTGTGCGCGCCATGAAACAG AAAAGACACTTGTCCAcacccttaaacagtcagactgcaacctctccGCCATGa
- the dcdc2b gene encoding doublecortin domain-containing protein 2B isoform X4, which produces MAASSAAASHLPPVKSVVVYRNGDPFYTGRRFVVNQRQVATMEAFLNEVTRSIRAPLAVRTLYTPKQGHRVTDLQDLQTGAQYVAAGSERFKKLDYLNAGVKKQPASREETQVKGVQKPQVTAKWREFVPAPCIIHVFRNGDLLCAPLRLIIPRSMRQDLEQILCVISEKVNLRTGAVRRLCSLEGGTVSSAGELETGHCYVAVGTERFKKLPYEALLASKATERHFPGKKRLQRRAQNRKLGSNPEDPHSDSAPHDSPESDGRRVKSTGDEAAAPHQEISKRAETEGTGVKIHKKPSQFIQIYFKRKCRTAKRIWREPRKCRRMKIPRQSFLLIR; this is translated from the exons ATGGCTGCCAGCTCCGCGGCGGCGTCTCACCTGCCTCCGGTGAAGAGCGTGGTGGTGTACAGGAATGGAGACCCTTTCTACACCGGCAGGAGGTTTGTTGTCAACCAGCGACAAGTGGCCACGATGGAAGCCTTTCTGAACGAAGTGACTCGGAGCATCAGGGCGCCCCTCGCCGTCCGGACTCTGTACACCCCGAAGCAGGGCCACAGGGTCACAGACCTTCAGGATCTACAAACGGGAGCCCAATACGTAGCAGCCGGTTCTGAGAGGTTCAAAAAGCTGGA TTATCTCAACGCTGGAGTTAAAAAACAGCCCGCCTCTCGAGAGGAGACCCAG GTAAAAGGTGTCCAGAAGCCGCAAGTTACAGCAAAGTGGAGGGAGTTTGTGCCTGCACCGTGCATCATACA TGTTTTCCGAAACGGAGATCTCCTGTGCGCGCCGCTCCGACTCATCATTCCTCGGAGCATGCGACAGGACCTGGAGCAGATCCTGTGTGTGATCTCGGAAAAGGTCAACTTACGGACCGGAGCGGTGCGCAG ATTGTGCTCTTTGGAAGGAGGGACCGTGTCCTCAGCTGGGGAGCTGGAGACCGGCCACTGCTACGTTGCTGTGGGAACCGAGAGGTTCAAGAAACTTCCATATGAGGCACTTTTAGCTTCAAAAGCTACAGAAAG ACATTTTCCTGGAAAAAAGAGACTTCAACGGAGAGCTCAG aACAGGAAGTTAGGAAGCAATCCAGAAGATCCACACAGCGACTCAGCTCCACATGACTCCCCAGAG TCAGATGGTCGCAGAGTAAAGTCGACCGGAGATGAAGCTGCAGCCCCTCATCAGGAAATCAGCAAAAGAGCAGAAACCGAAGGAACCGGAGTAAAGATCCACAAAAAACCGTCACAG tttattcaaatatatttcaaaaggaAGTGCAGAACAGCAAAGAGGATCTGGAGGGAGCCGAGGAAGTGCAGGAGGATGAAAATACCGCGACAGAGCTTCCTGTTGATCAG ATAG
- the dcdc2b gene encoding doublecortin domain-containing protein 2B isoform X5 encodes MAASSAAASHLPPVKSVVVYRNGDPFYTGRRFVVNQRQVATMEAFLNEVTRSIRAPLAVRTLYTPKQGHRVTDLQDLQTGAQYVAAGSERFKKLDYLNAGVKKQPASREETQVKGVQKPQVTAKWREFVPAPCIIHVFRNGDLLCAPLRLIIPRSMRQDLEQILCVISEKVNLRTGAVRRLCSLEGGTVSSAGELETGHCYVAVGTERFKKLPYEALLASKATERHFPGKKRLQRRAQNRKLGSNPEDPHSDSAPHDSPESDGRRVKSTGDEAAAPHQEISKRAETEGTGVKIHKKPSQVRYPLSNGSGSAEQQRGSGGSRGSAGG; translated from the exons ATGGCTGCCAGCTCCGCGGCGGCGTCTCACCTGCCTCCGGTGAAGAGCGTGGTGGTGTACAGGAATGGAGACCCTTTCTACACCGGCAGGAGGTTTGTTGTCAACCAGCGACAAGTGGCCACGATGGAAGCCTTTCTGAACGAAGTGACTCGGAGCATCAGGGCGCCCCTCGCCGTCCGGACTCTGTACACCCCGAAGCAGGGCCACAGGGTCACAGACCTTCAGGATCTACAAACGGGAGCCCAATACGTAGCAGCCGGTTCTGAGAGGTTCAAAAAGCTGGA TTATCTCAACGCTGGAGTTAAAAAACAGCCCGCCTCTCGAGAGGAGACCCAG GTAAAAGGTGTCCAGAAGCCGCAAGTTACAGCAAAGTGGAGGGAGTTTGTGCCTGCACCGTGCATCATACA TGTTTTCCGAAACGGAGATCTCCTGTGCGCGCCGCTCCGACTCATCATTCCTCGGAGCATGCGACAGGACCTGGAGCAGATCCTGTGTGTGATCTCGGAAAAGGTCAACTTACGGACCGGAGCGGTGCGCAG ATTGTGCTCTTTGGAAGGAGGGACCGTGTCCTCAGCTGGGGAGCTGGAGACCGGCCACTGCTACGTTGCTGTGGGAACCGAGAGGTTCAAGAAACTTCCATATGAGGCACTTTTAGCTTCAAAAGCTACAGAAAG ACATTTTCCTGGAAAAAAGAGACTTCAACGGAGAGCTCAG aACAGGAAGTTAGGAAGCAATCCAGAAGATCCACACAGCGACTCAGCTCCACATGACTCCCCAGAG TCAGATGGTCGCAGAGTAAAGTCGACCGGAGATGAAGCTGCAGCCCCTCATCAGGAAATCAGCAAAAGAGCAGAAACCGAAGGAACCGGAGTAAAGATCCACAAAAAACCGTCACAGGTTCGATACCCTCTTAGCAACGGATCAG gaAGTGCAGAACAGCAAAGAGGATCTGGAGGGAGCCGAGGAAGTGCAGGAGGATGA